In one Rutidosis leptorrhynchoides isolate AG116_Rl617_1_P2 chromosome 8, CSIRO_AGI_Rlap_v1, whole genome shotgun sequence genomic region, the following are encoded:
- the LOC139861983 gene encoding large ribosomal subunit protein uL1z-like codes for MSKLQSEALREAITQITADAKEKKRNFTETIELQIGLKNYDPQKDKRFSGTVKLPHIPRPKLKVCMLGDAQHVEEAQKIGLQYMDVESLKKLNKNKKMVKKLAKGHQAFLASESVIKQIPRLLGPGLNKAGKFPTLVSHQESLEAKVNETKATVKFQLKKVLCMGVAVGNCDMEEKQIFQNVQMSVNFLVSLLKKNWQNVRCLYLKTTMGKPVRIF; via the exons ATGAG TAAGCTTCAAAGTGAAGCCCTCAGAGAGGCAATTACTCAGATTACTGCTGATGCCAAAGAGAAAAAACGTAACTTCACCGAGACTATTGAACTCCAGATTGGTTTGAAGAACTACGATCCACAGAAGGATAAGCGTTTCAGTGGTACGGTTAAGCTGCCACACATTCCTAGACCTAAGTTAAAGGTTTGCATGCTTGGAGATGCCCAGCATGTTGAGGAG GCTCAAAAAATTGGACTTCAATATATGGATGTTGAGAGCTTAAAGAAGCTAAACAAGAATAAGAAGATGGTGAAGAAGCTTGCAAAGGGTCACCAAGCTTTTTTAGCTTCTGAGTCTGTGATCAAGCAGATTCCTCGTTTGTTGGGCCCCGGTTTGAACAAGGCTG GTAAGTTTCCGACCCTTGTTTCTCACCAGGAATCGCTTGAGGCAAAGGTTAACGAGACCAAGGCAACAGTTAAGTTTCAGCTGAAGAAGGTTCTCTGCATGGGTGTCGCTGTCGGAAACTGCGACATGGAGGAGAAGCAAATATTCCAGAATGTGCAAATGAGTGTCAATTTTCTTGTTTCTTTGTTGAAAAAGAATTGGCAAAAT GTTCGGTGCTTATACTTGAAGACAACGATGGGAAAGCCTGTTCGCATCTTTTAA
- the LOC139862563 gene encoding uncharacterized protein, translating into MVAGTLTACNAINSFNLKFKQNEKHGTHGRYRASLIMNPESFEVGKLIGSYGFMSVTSYSGLQSQLEDVGGLRFQDVTEGNVQIRLYEGRITQGPSRGTPIIFKVYPGKQVGGLEADMMASNELKSHAFLQSCSPSICQNIQILLGGFETKTGEQWLAFRNDGKYCATDYAKASSEKLSKNRALGEQKLWNPFEEEQYIKRKRYYIIKLLQGALCGLAYMHDNERLHQSIGPASVVLNTMVDKDSAYLVPRLRDLAFSVDIRLSSFEENSGGLSEGLWRRARSAGAYTPMEKRAFGIADDIYGAGLLFAYLAFIPFCEAGIVDSLSLQRLLESTFKLDLAATREYCLADDRYLEAVKFLDLGDGAGWELLQAMLNPDFRNRPIADAVVNHRFLTGVLL; encoded by the exons ATGGTCGCCGGAACCCTAACTGCTTGCAATGCTATTAACAGCTTCAATCTAAAATTCAAACAAAACGAAAAGCACGGAACACACGGACGATATAGAGCCAGTCTTATCATGAATCCAGAATCATTTGAAGTCGGTAAGCTAATCGGAAGCTATGGTTTCATGAGCGTCACTAG TTATTCAGGTCTTCAATCACAATTAGAAGACGTTGGTGGATTGAGATTTCAGGATGTTACAGAAGGCAATGTGCAAATTAG GCTTTACGAGGGACGAATAACTCAGGGCCCTAGTAGGGGCACACCAATTATCTTTAAG GTTTATCCAGGGAAACAAGTAGGCGGTCTCGAGGCCGATATGATGGCCTCGAATGAGCTCAAATCTCATGCTTTTCTTCAA AGTTGTTCACCATCCATTTGCCAAAATATACAAATTTTGTTGGGAGGTTTTGAGACGAAAACGGGAGAGCAG TGGCTTGCATTTCGAAACGATGGAAAATATTGTGCAACAGACTATGCTAAAGCTTCAAGTGAGAAACTTTCTAAAAACCGTGCTCTTGGAGAACAGAAATTATGGAATCCATTTGAAGAAGAACAATATATAAAACGCAAAAGATATTATATTATTAAGTTGCTTCAAGGTGCTTTATGTGGATTGGCATACATGCATGATAACGAAAGGTTACATCAGAGCATTGGCCCAGCTTCAGTTGTACTCAA TACAATGGTAGATAAAGATTCTGCTTATCTTGTTCCCAGGCTTCGTGATCTTGCCTTCTCTGTTGATATACG GCTTTCAAGTTTCGAGGAAAATTCGGGTGGATTGTCTGAAGGCCTTTGGAGACGAGCAAGATCAGCCGGGGCATACACGCCTATGGAGAAACGAGCTTTTGGAATAGCTGATGATAT TTATGGAGCTGGTCTTCTTTTTGCATACTTGGCTTTCATTCCATTTTGTGAAGCAGGAATAGTGGATAGCCTTTCATTGCAA AGATTGTTAGAGAGCACTTTTAAACTTGATCTTGCAGCTACTAGAGA GTATTGCTTAGCCGATGATCGGTATTTAGAGGCTGTCAAGTTTTTGGATTTGGGTGATGGCGCCGGCTGGGAGTTATTGCAG GCAATGCTGAATCCCGACTTCAGAAACAGGCCAATTGCTGATGCTGTAGTGAACCACCGATTCTTGACTGGTGTACTCCTTTGA